DNA from Thunnus maccoyii chromosome 21, fThuMac1.1, whole genome shotgun sequence:
TTCTTTTGCCCTCTGCTGccccctttcttcttctctagtAGGATTTTTGTTTAAGGAGGTTAAATTTTGGTCCGTTTTATTCATACAATCCACACCAGGCCTTTCTTTGACAACGCTACTTGGACTATGTTTCTCTCGTTTGGattcatcttcttcctcctcctctccgaACTCTAAAGGTGGCTGCCAGTGAAAAGTCTCTTTCAGCTTCTGATGTTTCCTCTTAGATCTCTTTGTCTTGTCCTTACTGCGATGGGAACCACTTTtgctctcccctctcctcttgtGCTTATGTTTACGTTTGGCCTTCTTCTTGCTCTTGTGCTTCTCTGGCTCTGCCGCCTTCTCAGGACTTTCCCCAGACTGaccagaagcagcagcagtcttGTGTGCCACAGTGACTGCTGCCTCCAATGTCTTTTTGGAAGTTTCGCAATCAGATTCTGAACTtgcctctccttcctctttttcagATATGGCCAATGTCTTACTTGTTATGTTTTCTGGATCACTTTCAGAATTCCATCCAGTAAGAGCAGACAGCTTCTTGTCAAGAAGTTCACTGGACTGAATtccttgtttctgtttttttaggGTGGCGCTGTTGCTTTGGCTCACTTTATCACTGTCACTATCCCATTCAGACCTGCTATTAAAGCTCTCTGCTGGCACTGAACTGTAGTGTTTTGTCTCTTGATCCTGTGAGCCgcctttctctttcattttctccaaaGAGCCACTGATATCAGTCTCGCTGCCTACTCTGTTCTCTGATTCTGAGTGAGCATCCTGGCTACCGGTAATTGAAATGTACTTATCTAAATGTTTTATCCTCTTCAGAGAACTGTAAAACTCTTTCCATTCTTTGTCTAATGAATTCTTCTTGTTGCTACTTGATTTCTGGGACTTTTCAGAGTCTGATCTGCTGTAAGATGATGACCTGCTTTCATGAGGGGATCTGGACCTGGACTTACTGTAACTTCTACTCCTTGAGCGGCTGTATGAGCGGCTGTATGAACGGCTGTAAGAGCGGCTGTAGGACTTGCTTCTGGAAGACCTGCTGTGTGAGCGCCGTGCAGGTTTGTGTGCTTTGTCGCTTTCGTGGTCACCTGGCAGACACTTTGGTGTAACGGAGGTCTGAGCTTTCTCTGTAACGCTGTCACCTGTGGAGGAAATGTTGCTGGGAGTTACTTTAGCTTTGATTTCCTGAATATGGATGTAGGAGGGTTTCCAGGGCTTTTGACCGGGCTTCCAGCGTGACGGTGGAGGACTGTCGCTCAATGGGATCACAGGGACACTTTCTGGGGCGGGGACAGCAGGGAGTCTGGAGACAGATGTGACTTTGCTCTCTGAGAGCTTCTCAGGTACGTGGATCATGGCATCTGAATCAGGCTTACTGGCTTTTCGCTTTCTTGGAGATCTTGATAAACTCCTCTTTCGAGATGGAGACCTGGATCTGTACCTGGATCTTGATCTTGACCTGGATCGAGAATAGGACTGAGATCTGGACCGGGATCGACTTCTAGACCTAGACAAGCTCCTGGACCTTGAATAAGACCGGGACCTCCCTCGAGATCTGGATCGACTGGATGTGTAGGATCTGGAGTAAGATCGTGAGTCTCTGTAAGACGCTGAGGATGGTCGTCTCCTCAGAGGTGACGAATGTCGTTGACTTGAAGAGGAACGAGATGGAGAGCGGGACATTCTGGACTTAGACCTTCTTCCTGAAGAAACTGATCTTTCATCCTCTGACAGGACACGCTCTTGAGCTTTGTTCTTGGAGCTTTTCTTCTTGCTATGTTTACGTTTTTTGGCTTTCTTCTTGTGTTTcgcttttttcttctctttcttctgctgCCGGCGCAGGCTGGACCTCTCAGAGCTGCGGTCTGAAGAGTGCTCTGCAGACCGGGACCATGCAGAGTCACTTCTGTCGTCCCATCTGCTTGAGGAATGTTCATTCAATCTGTTAAGTCAAaagatgtatgtaaaatacatcTTTACAAAGTATATACAAAGTAAAATATGAAGTCATACTTGTCTCCTTTGCTCCATCTCTCGATACTTGGTGGTTGATAAACTTTGgttctcttcatctcttctttcCAGTGTGGCGGAGTTTCACTGCTTCCACGCTCTTCCACAGATGCAGAACGGGATTTAGACCTTGTGGGAGTGTGATATCTctgcagaaaaaggaaaaaaaaaaaaagattttacatttatgaTTCAGGTGTGCTTATCTTGACAATAATTTCAGAGTGCAGATTAGTGGCAAAAGGTTATTCAGGCAGAgatgaacaaaaaaataattagttCGTCTCTGTGGTCAATGAAATAGATATGGAGGTCAATTCTTAACAGCTGGGGTCCACAACAGTTTcagcttgtgaccccttaaatgAAGCAATGTCTAATTGCGACCCGTTGTCATACTTGTCTATTAGCTGATTCAGTCAAAGAGtgatttttcttgctgtttgaatatttttaggAGTCCTGAAGAAGTAAAACTAATGTGAAAAAAGTAAGCATAACCTTGGGCTACAGaagtatgtttttctgttttaaaaccttGATTTATCAGTATTCAATTCTGTGACCAGTTTGTAAAAATCAAATTCTGGTTAAAAGCGTGTTGGCCCTTAGGATTGGACAAAGTGGATCAGACTTGGAGGAAGACTAGAAAATTTTAAATACTTCAACACCAAATCTGAATGAGATGACAAATCTCTGATCTTAGTTGAGGTGAGCATACCATTGTTCCTCTGCCTTTGATCTTCCGTCCAGACTTGGACACTGCTGGTTTTTGGTCAGTTGAAAGAGACGATTCTTCTTTCTcaactctgaaaaaaaaaatcatatttcaaaGTTAACAACCCACTGAAATTACCTCGGTATGTAAGCCCAGAAAAAGATACTAAGAATGACTTCCAACTGAAAACTGACATCTCTGTTTTATCTTCCTGAGATGGCATGTCCCTTCGCAGCAGGAAACGGTTCTCTGGCACAGGCGGGATTTCCTCCGGTCGAACTACAGGCTTTTCTCTCTTCCCGCCCtgttccttctctccttccaaTTCAATCTCTCCCTCCAGCATCTCTCTTTCCACAGGACTGTGACAACACGACACGatgcaaaacaatattttgttatGCAAAGAATCAACCCGTCTCTTAGCTCTTACAGCTGACAGTGACTCATGTCAGTAATTGTATTTATACGTGGATGTACAGCTTAAACTGGATCAGAAGTGTGATTATGTACGTTTGAGATATATGTGAGTAATTCTTTAAGCATGTTAAAGTGTGAAAATAAACAAGGATAAAAATTTACCTTTGCCTGGAGGGCAGAACATCAATGTTCTTCTCCCTCTTTGattccctccttttcttttttgaccGTTTACTCTTTGAGCGTCtcttgtgtttgtgatgtttgagcttttCATCAGATTCACTTTCAGACTCTGCTGAAGAGGAGAACTGAGAGGACGAGTCATGGGAATTGAGGGACGAGTCAGCAGAATGGGAGGctcttttcctcttcccttcAAGAACTAAAGTAAGAAATATAACAGCATTTATGTAATTTCAATAGAAAATCTGCTTATTTTTAAGGATTAAATAGGTCAAATTGTGTAAAAGTATAGAAgcgttaaaaacaaaaatctgccTTCAACCGCAGAAGTTCCTAAAATCAATCTGAGAACTTGAGACCTGAACTGTTGACTTGACTCAAGATTTGGGACCTTGACTTGAAGTTTGATGATTAAAACTACAACACTGATATATTCAGTACAAGTAAAAGGATGATGGAAAGTTCAAATGCCAGGAGTCATTTTCAGGGTGGTATGACACCGCAACAACAAAGgctttgttttattcttctcGGTATGTTGGAGGCCGTGTAAGCAGACCTGGCAGAGTCAGGTGGGTAGATGCCAACCGAACTCCACAGAGAGCCCCCTGACTGATCCTCATTAAAAGGAAGATCAGGTTACACGCCCCGTCCTAATACCAGTGAGGGGAAAACGCTGGCATCAAAATGCAAACCTCTTACAGAACGAGCTCAAAATATGACCCATGTACAACCATATGAAACAAAGGagtcaaaaacaaaagagagaaaacaagaggtCTAAGTTTATGTACAGTTGTTGTTGAAAACTAACTGATAATATCAGAACTGTATAAAAGAGTACTACACCAATTTTACAAATCAGTGTCAATTTAGTGGTCACATGGAGTACTACTccagtgaaaacagctgtatgaTGTTTTCTGTGAGTTGGAGAAAATAAGCTCTGATGATATAATCTCAGGCtgggcaacaacaacaaacaaattgAGTCAAATTATTTCCAGCTGCATTATGGTAAATGAAGGATTTGGCGCTTTTGGAACCTGACTCATACTAGAGACtgaaagtcaggatatctcagcctctgcttcttctttaaaaaaaaaaaaaaaaaaaaatcagcctctTGTGAGTCTAATTCATGGAAGTGCaaaaataaatcaccaaaatacacaaataatacacacataatGTACAACTGACTGTAGCCTAACTGTCACACAAAgccaaacatcacacacactcaagcttAAATTGAATTACAGTGGGTAGGTGGCAATATATCAATGACAGAACTTACCATCATTAGCGGACTTGGTGATCAGCTGTCCACAGTCCATCACTCTCACATCAGCGTACGGTCTGCTAGCTGAATCAGTCTTCAGCCCCTCAATCTTCTTTATCACTTCAAAGCCGGAGATGACTAGACCGAAGACGACGTGGACTCTGCGGGCAGGCAGAAAAGATTGCTGCCTCATTCATACACAACTATACAGTGACTTGCGTACTATTTTGGTATCTTTAAGGATACTGTTAAATGAAGTAAAATGAAAGACAATGCTGAAAATGCTGCTAAAATGTGACCTAGCGGTAGTAAAAATTTGGTCAAACTTACCCATCGAGATGAGGTGCCATCTTGGTTGTGCTGTTTGTGGAAAATCAAGCAATCAAGCCAGGAAGGGTCAACCAATGGCAGTGATTGGGTcatgaaaaaaggagaaaaaggaggaaaagaatgAGAACAAGTAATTTCAACAAGGTGTGGGTGCTACTGTACCATGGGAACAATCTCAAAAAAAGGTATGAAATTTGTAAGACCCTTTGCTCAATGATATTTGATTGTAAATCTATTCAGAAATCACTTGAAATTTTGGTTGTTGAATTAACAACAGTGACAAATAGGCAATGAAAACCCTCAGCAGAGTGTGGGTAATTACATTATCATATTTGgatcatacaaaaaaaacagtatatttaaatttcTTCCTTCATGTTTCATGAATTTTCATTCATGGAGGACTTTTAACTTATGGTGACAACCTGTTTTTGTGATAAAAGATAACGTGTCACCTCAAGCCATTTGTGAATACTgtttaaacatttcaacatttaaacactGTACTCTGCAATATGCTTGCAAATACAAACTACTGAATGATAAATACagtcaggagagagagaaacacagccTTGGAGACACATTACCTTGGAAGAGCAGGATGCTAGAGTTTCTGtaaattttacacaaaaacGGCAAGAGAAAAAATGTAACACATTTGTAGGTAAAAAAGATTGAATCCATGTTTCTCTGCACTTTGAATTCTAACTGCACACAGAGAGGGGATTGATCTCAAAACAGAAGACGTGACAGAAAgcaaaaactcaaacaaaactgacattcattcaaaaaaagcaaatcaataATGCAAGTGACCAGTCAGTTAAATGATATAGTTATTAAAAGGGTGCAGAGTGATTTGGTTTAATGAATGTCACtcacatgaaaaactgtgagcCGTTGGTGTCTTTCCCACGATTGGCCATCGACAACAGGAAGGCTCTGTCGTGTTTGAGAGTGAAGTTCTCATCTGTTGGGAGCAGAAAAACAGGGAACGAAGTCTCAAGAGCACATCCTCTAATCAGTGATATCAGGAAATATTTAGCgaagaacaggaaaaaagaaaaatcagctttttaatCCATCAAACCTAATCATCGCCTCACCAACCTGCCCAACTACACATTTTGTTTGGTCCAATTTTACTTGATTTAGGCTTTTAACTACAAATcacatacattttacattattctGACTATGTTCCAAAGAACACCATATTGGTTTCACTTCATCTTGATATGCTACAGGGATCAAATTGGTAAGACTTGATACTTGCTTGAGATAAATTATCCATTCAAGTGAACACTTCATTGCCTTTTTTTCTCATCAAGGTTAATTATCATAAAGTGAGTTAACATTTTTGAGCAGGGAACACTTTGAAAATTTTGAATGATGACTTTGCTAATATTCATGAGCTGTGCTGTTAAaggtaatgttttattttaccagTCTATACTAATTTCCTGAGTAGTTTACAGGTATTTAACCGTtgatttttaggacattttactgAGCGTGttgcaatttggtacaaattaaaagaaaaaagaggtgGTAAGTTGGTTTAGTCGGGTTATACATAGTcgttaatttgcaaaaattcttcATAAATTAGACTTATCAATTCTGTAACTGACAGTTTTCAGTGTATAGTTTTGTTTGTCAAACTATATATTagcatattgtttgtttcttaaaaactctattATGAGAACATTTCCTGTGTACTACCGAGTGACAAAACCCTGTCAAAGAAATGTCCTAAGAATTACTggttacacagcagctacttttaggaaattattgaaaaaacctaatatgctaatatattgtttgacacacaaaaatacacactgtaaAACTTAGTATTCTCTGTCAGTTAAATAATTGTTAAGAGTGTAATTtaataagattttttaaaaaatccaaatataatGAATTGGCACTTACCACATAaacaatttaacacttttttcagtttttcttataatttgtacctaATTGCATCACCCTCTCTATAAAATGCTCAAAGaattaaccattaaatacctgcaaattactcaatTTTTTCCAGcaaattagtataaaatgaaaggacctgcaaaataaagcattaccaaaGTCAAACAATCAATACACAAATGTAATGGTCCCTGTTTACACGTAATGGGATGGATCATCTTTCTAAAGCAtgtttcaagtctctgcaagaGGAGTTTCATATCCTtctaatataaataaaacatttaatgataAATCAATAGAAAAACAACCTACAAACAAATGGAATTCTTTCAGAAAATGACCTACAGTGATGTAGTCCTAAACgactaaaacatgaaaatccaCCAGCATAATCTTTAAATATCAGACTGAAAACATTCTTGAACATATCTGAATAGTAAATAGATACTACATACAGTGTAAAGGTCATGCTGAAGTGATTACAGTCaagcattaaaatatttttatcaagCTATTCGCATAAATGAAACTTCAAatttggaaaacatgaaaaataaaatgcctCCCAGTGCCTAAACCTTTACTTAACTGTATCTTCATAATACTATATCCATGCTGCAAGGCTAAATTTCCACTGTAGTACTCTGAGCAAAGAAACCTGCAGTCTGTATGTGACTACGTGTCATGGCAGTCATGTTATAAGGGTACTGTAGCTATAAATATCACATGTAACATAAAAAGTAATCTGAGCAGCCTGAGGCTGTGGGGGGTCTAACAGGGAAGCTGTATGAATGGAAAATCCTGTCAGATCCCTTCAGTACAAATTTGCATCTGCGCCTTTGCAAACATTTGCACTGTTTTTACTGACTGAAGAAGGTGGCAGGTGGGGACAGTGTAGACATGGTGTTACTGAGCTGTGTACATCTCTTACCTTCTCATTTTGCAAAAGACCactctataaataaaagaatatgtTGAAAATTTTAGGCAGGAAGATTGTAGCTTTCAATAAAGAGAATGCCTACTCTCCATGCTGATTTGATAAAGCCCACAACTAAATAGAAGACAGCACTATACAATGGAAAAGTGAAGGTCATACATAGGAAAATTCACAAGAAATCCATGATTACAACAATAGGCACACGCAATGTTACGCTCATGCAAAAGTAGCTCAGTTGGAGGTCCATAACTATTTAGATAGACATTTATGAGACATCAGAAATCTAGACTGATTATTAGAAAACTTGATCTTCAAATTACCTTCAAAGTAGCCACCGTATATGgactctcctcctcttccatttCCTATAGAgattaaaatagtaaaattatTAAACCAAAAGTCAGACTAAATGTAACTGTGGCTCCTGGATTCCTACCATAAACATCCATAACAAAGTCATTGAGCTTGTTTACTGGCACTTTTAAAGCTTCAATCAACTTTTTACCCACGCTAAAGCTAATCTTAATAATTGTTAACTGCCTATATGCTGTGAAACAATGAATAATAACACTTCTTCAAAAACTGTTTTACTCAAAACAGCATATTTTCCAACGCCCCAGTTGCTTTCAGTCATGTAAAACTGGCACCAGCAGTTGGAAAATAGTGGAATAGCGtcaatgcagctaaaatcaacAGCCAAATTGGTTAAACCTGCCGTGAAACACACTTCCAGAGTTACACGTTAGACATCATTACCTTCAGTGAAGTCGCCTCCCTGGATCATAAAGTTCTTTACAACTCTGTGAAATGTGGAGCCTTTGTAGCACAGCTTTTTCCCTGTGATTTTGCCAGTTCCCTTTTCACCTGCAAACATACGTACATTAACTGAGCTATCAATGattacaaaatgcaaaacaggCCTGCTACTGTACAAAGTGCCTCTGTGTATACCAGATGTCTTGAATGATGCCGCATGGGGTTTTTGTTTAAACAAGGGAATGAAACCTCCGttgggggggagagagagaattaaCTAGATGCCTTTATTCAGGCATCCTGTTGTTAATACTCCAGCGCAGGACTGCAGAATTCATTAAGAGATCTTCCACTGGGGTGATTGTGAAAGCTATTACCCCCTGGATTCCCCTTCCTTTGGGGTGAAAGGAGACGTGGAGAAATTTCATtagatgtgttgatgtgtttaagGGAGCTTTCAGAGGACAGAGGGCTGGCTGTTCAAATTGGCAGCTTTGGTTGCTAATCTTCTAGTATTTTGCTTCACTGGCTCGAGCATTGTTCCAAGGGGTTTGGTTTCCTATGGTGTGAGCTGATCCCCCATCTAAAAAGGACACATTTGAGACTTTGAGAAAGCCACAGCAAATTGGTGTATATTActgtgttatgttatgttgcctgtgtgtgtacTTATGCTCAGGAAAAGGAACAGACTAACCAGCCATCTCCCACGTCTGCCCTTGCCAGCATCACATTCCCGTCGGCCAGGTGGGATGAAAAATGAGAGGGGAGGATCGATCTGCAGTCTGTTTGCAGATTTATGGCTATCTCTAGGCAGACCACCGCTACTACAGTACACTCTGTTCACTCTGCTCAGTGGAATGAAATATCTAGGAAGGCAGACCGGGACCCTGGATCCATCCAGAGACTCCATCTGTCACCAGACAATTTACACAATGGCCATACCTCCTTTCCTCATTGTATTACATGACCAGCAGGGGTAAGTATCAGGGTACTGGAGCTCTTGTTTTCACTTcaatttagttatttatttatctacacattgtgattattttcatgaaaaagaacgaaaagaagaagagatgtgaaacaagaaaacaaaacccaGAAAATTATTATGTGGTATGAACCTTGGTGACTTAAGCTACCGGTTACCTCCCAATGTCTTTGCTTTTATTAAAGGAATCAATGACACAGTAAGCAGCTGTTTTTGAGACTGTGAAAATTGTGTGAAAAGAGTTATTGCTTGTCTCGTTCTCATGATTTGCTTTGGCTTAGAGAAACTAAAATATGCACTAAATGTCTCAAAAGCATATTtgagtaaaacatgttttacattacTCACCAGTGCACAAACAGAGAAAGTTTTTGCTTGTCTTGGGACAAACATCCGAAAAAAGTTGAAAGACAATTCGCCCAACtacaaaacacaagagaaaaagaagaatcacTTCAGTTTTCTACTACTGATTATTAAAGATGTTAAGGCATCTTCAATATTAACTCAGCGTGATATGGAACAATGAACaatggaggcagaaaaaaatagGCCAAGGATACAATTAAGATTTACAAGTATCCCAAACGTTACTACACCTCACGCTTTTAATTGGCTTCCAGCATATAATTAAAAGAGTCCTGTGGTGAAGCTCAGACAAACTTTTCCGTAGCTAAGCTATTCTTACGAGCGTGATGATGTGGTGTTTTGCCCCTCCCTACCCAAAAATGAGCCAATTACATATTTAAGCTTGAGGTCACTAAACTGGTCTGGTCTGTCCTTACTTACATTCATACATATTGTTAGTTGCTGCTAGAAAAATACGTAATGCTCTAATGACTCACACCAGTATATCAAGCCAGTGCACTACTGAGTGTTCcactttcattattttcaacTAAATGAAAATCAGTCAAAAGCTCCAAGGCtacaataacaaacaacatgcatacagttttaaacatctgTATTGATGATATCAGTTCAAAGTAATCATCTATGAAAGTAAGGTGTGGCTGTTTATATGACTAACTAATCCTCATACCTCTGAACTAATTTTTCTTACCTGGCTCCCGGTTGAGCTCCACATCAAAGTAACACTGAGGGCGGTCTTTTACCCCCATTGTGATCAAAGTCCGGGTGACCTAAAATGTAGAAAGAGTACAAAAATGCTAAGCAGGAAAAATAATGATAGGTCTGTCTTTTTCTTAAAGCACCATTCTCTTTTTATCTGTCAATGTAAGCATACGAAGTACAGCATATTGAGAAGAGTGAGTTGGAAAACAATGTAGAGAGACCAAGACAGcgagggaggagggagacagagaggggaggagagagagtgatggaaggagagggagagaagtcTGCGGGGAAATGTACTGGCTATGCAAATCCAAGCAGAGCACAGCACAGCCTGCTCGTTGTACACGTTTAACTCTCTTTCCACGGTGTACTTAGATATCTATGTGTGACAAATTCTCGACAGAAAAAGTCACAAACTGCTGCTACCGGTCAGTGTCTTTATGGAAGTGGGAATGGACAGAAATGGCACAGATTTCAACCTGAGCAAGGTGAAAGTGAAACCAAAATACTGCACCATAAGACACATTATGATCAGGTGGAGCTTGCTTCACAAATCCACATTAATACAGTCTTTGTCTCCTGTCACCAAGGCTTGTAGGATAAGACAATTTTACAAGCTTTTCTTATATTTAGATACTGGAGTTAAAGTAATTtgctctgctttttctttttttaggaaTCAGTCAATAAGAAGATAAGAACACTATCCAGAGCAAGACAGTCAATATCAGCCATTCTGTTCTTTTGTTGTCCTTTGTCTGCTCAATTAGAGGAAATTACCCACAAAGAAATGCTTTTGTTTGgaaattttataatttttgccTGGACAGCAGACTTCATCCCACCTACAGTTAATATTCAAGGTGTGTTAGTGGTCTTTTGGTACCATGTTCGGTCAATGTCAGTGTTCTTCTACTGCAAACCAGACCAGCTGAATGgcacaatatttttattttgtgctcaAAAAGTTCAGAAATCATCCTTAATTATAACCACAGAGTAACATTTGGTCTGTCAGCATTCACATATTAGACTACATGTAACACTGGTTGACTAGTCAAACATAGCTTTAGTAGTAAGGAAGGAAAGTGAAAGT
Protein-coding regions in this window:
- the nktr gene encoding NK-tumor recognition protein isoform X3, with protein sequence MGVKDRPQCYFDVELNREPVGRIVFQLFSDVCPKTSKNFLCLCTGEKGTGKITGKKLCYKGSTFHRVVKNFMIQGGDFTEGNGRGGESIYGGYFEDENFTLKHDRAFLLSMANRGKDTNGSQFFITTKMAPHLDGVHVVFGLVISGFEVIKKIEGLKTDSASRPYADVRVMDCGQLITKSANDVLEGKRKRASHSADSSLNSHDSSSQFSSSAESESESDEKLKHHKHKRRSKSKRSKKKRRESKREKNIDVLPSRQSPVEREMLEGEIELEGEKEQGGKREKPVVRPEEIPPVPENRFLLRRDMPSQEDKTEIVEKEESSLSTDQKPAVSKSGRKIKGRGTMRYHTPTRSKSRSASVEERGSSETPPHWKEEMKRTKVYQPPSIERWSKGDKWDDRSDSAWSRSAEHSSDRSSERSSLRRQQKKEKKKAKHKKKAKKRKHSKKKSSKNKAQERVLSEDERSVSSGRRSKSRMSRSPSRSSSSQRHSSPLRRRPSSASYRDSRSYSRSYTSSRSRSRGRSRSYSRSRSLSRSRSRSRSRSQSYSRSRSRSRSRYRSRSPSRKRSLSRSPRKRKASKPDSDAMIHVPEKLSESKVTSVSRLPAVPAPESVPVIPLSDSPPPSRWKPGQKPWKPSYIHIQEIKAKVTPSNISSTGDSVTEKAQTSVTPKCLPGDHESDKAHKPARRSHSRSSRSKSYSRSYSRSYSRSYSRSRSRSYSKSRSRSPHESRSSSYSRSDSEKSQKSSSNKKNSLDKEWKEFYSSLKRIKHLDKYISITGSQDAHSESENRVGSETDISGSLEKMKEKGGSQDQETKHYSSVPAESFNSRSEWDSDSDKVSQSNSATLKKQKQGIQSSELLDKKLSALTGWNSESDPENITSKTLAISEKEEGEASSESDCETSKKTLEAAVTVAHKTAAASGQSGESPEKAAEPEKHKSKKKAKRKHKHKRRGESKSGSHRSKDKTKRSKRKHQKLKETFHWQPPLEFGEEEEEDESKREKHSPSSVVKERPGVDCMNKTDQNLTSLNKNPTREEERGQQRAKECNKNPKQAESHLQSSNRNGANSTNLSSVKEEQESLDDMDICTPEHETETIVEPSVTHDSLNNATELTLKTTSKFSDLASKDLPQLHSKEQPSVTSTTTAEGLKDEVATGKPTGNVINFKWRPLKGMSAPQNVNVPPVTVKNTQLQQSQTQNTQGVKMEIKSKSRVRPGSLFDEVRKTARLNQRPRNQESSSEERSPSVGKTRGKSRTRSPKKSTRKSRSVSSHRSRTRGWSHSYSRSRSRSRSSSYSSRSRSRSRRRRGRGRSHSRSSTYRSYRSHSRTYSRSHSRSRSYNRRRRSRSDSSDSYSSRSRSASRRRGRRRSDSYRSSDRRSRSYRSSSRSSSRRRSHSRSSRYS
- the nktr gene encoding NK-tumor recognition protein isoform X4; this encodes MIQGGDFTEGNGRGGESIYGGYFEDENFTLKHDRAFLLSMANRGKDTNGSQFFITTKMAPHLDGVHVVFGLVISGFEVIKKIEGLKTDSASRPYADVRVMDCGQLITKSANDVLEGKRKRASHSADSSLNSHDSSSQFSSSAESESESDEKLKHHKHKRRSKSKRSKKKRRESKREKNIDVLPSRQSPVEREMLEGEIELEGEKEQGGKREKPVVRPEEIPPVPENRFLLRRDMPSQEDKTEIVEKEESSLSTDQKPAVSKSGRKIKGRGTMRYHTPTRSKSRSASVEERGSSETPPHWKEEMKRTKVYQPPSIERWSKGDKLNEHSSSRWDDRSDSAWSRSAEHSSDRSSERSSLRRQQKKEKKKAKHKKKAKKRKHSKKKSSKNKAQERVLSEDERSVSSGRRSKSRMSRSPSRSSSSQRHSSPLRRRPSSASYRDSRSYSRSYTSSRSRSRGRSRSYSRSRSLSRSRSRSRSRSQSYSRSRSRSRSRYRSRSPSRKRSLSRSPRKRKASKPDSDAMIHVPEKLSESKVTSVSRLPAVPAPESVPVIPLSDSPPPSRWKPGQKPWKPSYIHIQEIKAKVTPSNISSTGDSVTEKAQTSVTPKCLPGDHESDKAHKPARRSHSRSSRSKSYSRSYSRSYSRSYSRSRSRSYSKSRSRSPHESRSSSYSRSDSEKSQKSSSNKKNSLDKEWKEFYSSLKRIKHLDKYISITGSQDAHSESENRVGSETDISGSLEKMKEKGGSQDQETKHYSSVPAESFNSRSEWDSDSDKVSQSNSATLKKQKQGIQSSELLDKKLSALTGWNSESDPENITSKTLAISEKEEGEASSESDCETSKKTLEAAVTVAHKTAAASGQSGESPEKAAEPEKHKSKKKAKRKHKHKRRGESKSGSHRSKDKTKRSKRKHQKLKETFHWQPPLEFGEEEEEDESKREKHSPSSVVKERPGVDCMNKTDQNLTSLNKNPTREEERGQQRAKECNKNPKQAESHLQSSNRNGANSTNLSSVKEEQESLDDMDICTPEHETETIVEPSVTHDSLNNATELTLKTTSKFSDLASKDLPQLHSKEQPSVTSTTTAEGLKDEVATGKPTGNVINFKWRPLKGMSAPQNVNVPPVTVKNTQLQQSQTQNTQGVKMEIKSKSRVRPGSLFDEVRKTARLNQRPRNQESSSEERSPSVGKTRGKSRTRSPKKSTRKSRSVSSHRSRTRGWSHSYSRSRSRSRSSSYSSRSRSRSRRRRGRGRSHSRSSTYRSYRSHSRTYSRSHSRSRSYNRRRRSRSDSSDSYSSRSRSASRRRGRRRSDSYRSSDRRSRSYRSSSRSSSRRRSHSRSSRYS